One Lutra lutra chromosome 7, mLutLut1.2, whole genome shotgun sequence DNA window includes the following coding sequences:
- the LOC125104574 gene encoding hsc70-interacting protein-like yields MDPRKVSELRAFVKMCKQDPSVLHTEEMRFLREWVESMGGKIPPATHKTKSEDSIKEEKPDSKKAEENIKTDEPSSEESDLEIDNEGVIEPDTDAPQEMGDENVEITEEMMDQANDKKVAAIDALNDGELQKAIDLFTDAIKLNPRLAILYAKRASVFIKVQKPNAAIRDCDRAIEINPDSAQPCKWRGKAHRLLGHWEEAAHDLALACKLDYDEDASAMLKEVQPRAQKIAEHRRKYERKREDREIKERIERVKKAREEHERAQREEDARRQSGAQYGSFPGGFPGGMPGMAGGMPGMAGIPGLNEILSDPKVLAAMQDPEVMVAFQDVAQNPASMSKYQSNPKVMNLISKLSAKFGGQA; encoded by the coding sequence ATGGACCCCCGCAAAGTGAGCGAGCTTCGGGCTTTCGTGAAAATGTGTAAGCAGGATCCGAGCGTTCTGCACACGGAGGAAATGCGTTTCCtgcgggagtgggtggagagcatggggggtaaaataccacctgccactcataaaactaaatcagaagacagtatcaaggaagaaaaaccagatagtaagaaggcagaggaaaacataaagacagatgAACCATCAAGTGAGGAGAGTGATctagaaattgacaatgaagGTGTGATTGAACCAGATACCGATGCCCCtcaagaaatgggagatgaaaatgtagagataaccgaggaaatgatggatcaggcaaatgataaaaaagtggCTGCCATTGATGCCCTAAATGATGGTGAACTACAGAAAGCCATTGACTTGTTCACAGATGCCATCAAACTAAATCCTCGCTTGGCCATTCTGTATGCCAAGAGAGCCAGTGTCTTCATCAAAGTACAGAAGCCAAATGCTGCCATTCGAGACTGTGACAGAGCTATTGAAATAAATCCTGATTCAGCTCAGCCTTGTAAGTGGCGTGGGAAAGCACATAGACTTCTGGGCCATTGGGAAGAAGCAGCACATGATCTTGCCCTTGCTTGTAAACTGGATTATGATGAAGATGCTAGTGCAATGCTGAAAGAAGTTCAACCGAGGGCCCAGAAAATTGCTGAACATCGGAGAAAATATGAGCGAAAACGTGAAGATcgagagatcaaagaaagaatagaaagggttaagaaggctcgggaagaacatgagagagcccagagggaggaagacGCCAGACGACAATCAGGAGCTCAGTATGGCTCTTTCCCAGGTGGCTTTCCTGGGGGAATGCCTGGAATGGCAGGGGGGATGCCTGGAATGGCGGGAATACCTGGGCTCAATGAAATTCTTAGTGATCCGAAAGTTCTTGCCGCCATGCAGGATCCAGAAGTTATGGTGGCCTTCCAGGATGTGGCCCAGAACCCAGCGAGTATGTCAAAATATCAGAGCAACCCAAAGGTTATGAATCTCATCAGTAAATTGTCAGCCAAATTTGGAGGTCAAGCATAA